A single window of Halobacterium jilantaiense DNA harbors:
- a CDS encoding chemotaxis protein CheC, whose product MSTMIDIRRLQTVNELAQEGASTVAENMSQLTGVETEMQITKINVIDVEDLGAHLGSAKQVGVNVPLKEQPYGSVLVLFDDESARRVAGTMMGGIESDGGGYSDMERSAIREVGNIMTSGFIDGWANVLGRTIDISTPQLIRASGEDIAAHCVDPGEHEIAMVFDATLHAPDADVEAKIYSFPDIEAFVSMINNI is encoded by the coding sequence ATGAGTACGATGATCGACATACGACGGCTGCAGACGGTGAACGAACTCGCCCAGGAGGGGGCGTCGACGGTCGCTGAGAACATGAGTCAGCTGACCGGCGTCGAGACGGAGATGCAGATCACGAAGATCAACGTCATCGACGTCGAGGACCTCGGCGCGCACCTGGGGTCGGCCAAACAGGTCGGTGTGAACGTCCCCCTGAAAGAGCAGCCCTACGGCTCCGTGCTCGTGCTCTTCGACGACGAGAGCGCGCGCCGGGTCGCAGGCACCATGATGGGCGGCATCGAGAGCGACGGCGGCGGGTACAGTGACATGGAGCGTTCCGCCATCCGGGAGGTCGGGAACATCATGACCAGCGGCTTCATCGACGGCTGGGCGAACGTGCTCGGCCGCACCATCGACATCTCGACGCCGCAGCTCATCCGGGCGTCCGGCGAGGACATCGCCGCGCACTGCGTCGACCCCGGCGAGCACGAGATCGCGATGGTGTTCGACGCGACACTGCACGCCCCGGACGCGGACGTCGAGGCGAAAATCTACTCGTTCCCAGACATCGAGGCGTTCGTGTCGATGATCAATAACATCTGA
- the cheY gene encoding chemotaxis protein CheY, translating into MAKQVLLVDDSEFMRNLLREILEEEFEIADEAENGVEAVEMYKEYEPDLVMMDIVMPIRDGIEATSEIKEFDSSAHVIMCTSIGQEEKMKKAVKAGADGYITKPFQKPSVMDAISDVLTA; encoded by the coding sequence ATGGCGAAGCAGGTCTTACTGGTAGACGACTCCGAATTTATGCGGAATCTCCTCCGAGAGATTCTCGAAGAGGAGTTCGAAATCGCAGACGAAGCCGAGAACGGGGTCGAGGCAGTCGAGATGTACAAAGAGTACGAGCCCGACCTCGTCATGATGGACATCGTGATGCCCATCCGGGACGGCATCGAGGCGACATCCGAGATCAAGGAGTTCGACTCGAGCGCCCACGTCATCATGTGTACCAGCATCGGCCAAGAGGAGAAGATGAAGAAGGCCGTGAAGGCGGGGGCCGACGGCTACATCACGAAGCCCTTCCAGAAGCCCAGTGTGATGGACGCCATCTCCGACGTGCTCACGGCATGA
- a CDS encoding S8 family peptidase encodes MAGYHRRTFLKGTGVALSGLAVGAGGASATSADERFLINLRKVDRGDVPEDVEVIHDLSAADVLVARGDQSRVGSATATAPDVKIDRSDDEAGAVVDAAGPTAAGDSASHNHDGPASNTEYQWDKREQDLSGELTDKPGGGNFVHDTATGEGTRVAVVDSGVYDDHPDLAGVVNADLSKNITGDGFDFRPNGAGSHGTHVAGTIAATNDNDGPGGGVLGTAPDTEIVAVRMFSGLQGYAGDGLAGWQYAAQVGCDAINYSVGYTVADTVEYPSLIALEQIISQVAAYVRSQGTVIVNSAGNASLDMDAENTLSLPTEADGVFGVSATGPIGYGWGGKHSDNEAKWLTGNRLDEPTTDPAPYTNYGSAVDVSAGGGNYDVDAISAGNADAYNDLVYSTVNETTPDGEVVAGYGWKAGTSMAAPQVTGAVALVRSLRPDASVEAVESLVRETASLPDEGETYHGAGHLDLEALVEAASDGGNGEKKGKKKKRK; translated from the coding sequence ATGGCAGGCTATCACAGGCGGACGTTTCTGAAGGGCACGGGCGTAGCACTGAGCGGGCTCGCGGTCGGGGCGGGGGGCGCGTCGGCGACGAGCGCCGACGAGCGATTCCTCATCAATCTCCGGAAAGTAGATCGGGGTGACGTTCCCGAGGACGTGGAAGTCATCCACGACCTCTCGGCGGCCGACGTGCTGGTCGCTCGCGGCGACCAGTCCCGGGTCGGGAGCGCGACGGCGACCGCGCCAGACGTGAAAATCGACCGCAGCGACGACGAAGCCGGTGCGGTCGTCGACGCCGCTGGCCCGACTGCCGCGGGTGACTCCGCGAGCCACAACCACGACGGGCCGGCGAGCAACACCGAGTACCAGTGGGACAAACGCGAGCAGGACCTCAGCGGCGAACTCACCGACAAGCCCGGCGGCGGCAACTTCGTCCACGACACGGCGACAGGCGAGGGGACCCGCGTCGCCGTCGTCGACTCCGGCGTGTACGACGACCACCCCGACCTGGCGGGCGTGGTGAACGCGGACCTCTCGAAGAACATCACGGGCGACGGCTTCGACTTCCGTCCGAACGGCGCGGGGAGCCACGGCACCCACGTCGCGGGCACGATCGCCGCGACGAACGACAACGACGGCCCCGGTGGCGGTGTCCTCGGAACGGCCCCGGACACCGAAATCGTCGCCGTCCGGATGTTCTCCGGACTGCAGGGCTACGCAGGCGACGGTCTCGCCGGCTGGCAGTACGCCGCCCAGGTCGGCTGTGACGCGATCAACTACAGCGTCGGGTACACGGTCGCCGACACCGTCGAGTATCCGAGCCTGATCGCGCTGGAGCAGATCATCAGTCAGGTCGCGGCGTACGTCCGCTCGCAGGGGACGGTAATCGTCAACTCCGCGGGCAACGCGTCGCTGGACATGGACGCCGAGAACACGCTCAGCCTCCCGACGGAGGCCGACGGCGTCTTCGGCGTGAGCGCGACCGGCCCCATCGGCTACGGCTGGGGCGGCAAGCACAGCGACAACGAGGCCAAGTGGCTCACCGGCAACCGCCTCGACGAGCCGACGACCGACCCGGCACCGTACACGAACTACGGGTCTGCGGTCGACGTGAGCGCGGGCGGCGGGAACTACGACGTCGACGCCATCAGCGCCGGGAACGCCGACGCGTACAACGACCTCGTGTACTCGACGGTCAACGAGACCACTCCGGACGGGGAGGTCGTCGCGGGCTACGGCTGGAAAGCCGGCACCTCGATGGCCGCGCCGCAGGTCACCGGTGCGGTCGCACTCGTCCGGTCACTGCGGCCGGACGCCAGCGTCGAGGCGGTCGAGTCACTCGTCCGAGAAACCGCGAGCCTGCCGGACGAGGGCGAGACCTACCACGGTGCCGGCCACCTCGACCTCGAAGCGCTCGTGGAAGCCGCCAGCGACGGCGGCAACGGCGAGAAGAAGGGGAAGAAGAAGAAGCGGAAGTAG
- the cheR gene encoding protein-glutamate O-methyltransferase CheR gives MTEFGDLLDFVENETGFATSYYDESYLDRRISARMRRRGVDTYGEYLDLLREDDAGERAELLDTLSVNVTQFFRDEKVWAALRDVLVETADDVRTVDIWSAACADGREPYSIAMLALDAGLDPRNVNILATDIDEDALSRARAGWYESTRTADISDQLSFLDNPGEYVDRDGDRGFQVADHVKDLVTFERHDLITDDPKSGFDLVACRNVCIYIDKQYKLPILDTVSQSIREGGHLVLGQTETLPGEVKERFEAADPRIRIYRRVPDT, from the coding sequence TTGACAGAATTTGGAGACTTACTCGACTTCGTCGAGAACGAAACCGGCTTCGCCACCAGCTACTACGACGAATCCTACCTCGACCGGCGGATATCGGCCCGCATGCGTCGACGGGGCGTCGACACCTACGGCGAGTACCTCGACCTCCTCCGCGAAGACGACGCCGGCGAACGCGCCGAGCTCCTCGACACGCTCTCCGTGAACGTCACCCAGTTCTTCCGCGACGAGAAGGTCTGGGCCGCGCTCCGGGACGTACTTGTCGAGACCGCCGACGACGTCCGCACGGTCGACATCTGGAGCGCGGCGTGCGCCGACGGCCGCGAACCGTACTCCATCGCGATGCTCGCCCTCGACGCCGGCCTCGACCCACGGAACGTGAACATCCTCGCGACTGACATCGACGAAGACGCGCTCTCCCGTGCACGCGCGGGCTGGTACGAGAGTACGCGCACCGCGGACATCAGCGACCAACTGAGCTTCCTCGATAACCCCGGCGAGTACGTGGACCGCGACGGCGACCGCGGCTTCCAGGTCGCCGACCACGTCAAGGACCTCGTCACGTTCGAGCGCCACGACCTCATCACGGACGACCCGAAATCCGGGTTCGACCTCGTCGCGTGCCGGAACGTCTGCATCTACATCGACAAGCAGTACAAACTCCCCATCCTCGACACGGTCAGCCAGTCCATCCGGGAGGGCGGCCACCTCGTCCTCGGACAGACCGAGACCCTCCCCGGTGAAGTCAAAGAACGGTTCGAGGCGGCCGACCCACGCATCCGCATCTACCGTCGGGTGCCCGACACCTGA
- a CDS encoding DUF7500 family protein — protein sequence MVSGGDQDDDRVLSPEELDIEEQEEVAAIGEGRYVIGPDGPPNAPAESEREDTDDGSDAESQGNAGAPEPAASQEASEPQTQSQSRAPPQTQTPPEPQVTGRDVKEWLGEELESHDAQYAYHIAAKYGDSVAHQQLATDDVGAAFDGLLVWYARQLAGSTSIDRALGILLGESSVQVKYPTKRLVAYLEANDLGPEDSIRELVETVDEQDGLSFPR from the coding sequence ATGGTATCCGGTGGCGACCAGGACGACGACCGCGTACTCTCCCCCGAGGAACTCGACATCGAGGAACAGGAGGAGGTCGCGGCAATCGGGGAGGGCCGCTACGTCATCGGTCCCGACGGCCCGCCGAACGCACCCGCGGAGAGCGAACGCGAGGACACCGACGACGGCTCCGACGCCGAGAGCCAGGGGAACGCCGGCGCGCCGGAGCCAGCCGCGAGCCAGGAGGCGTCCGAACCACAGACCCAATCACAGTCCAGAGCGCCACCGCAGACCCAGACGCCGCCCGAACCACAGGTGACGGGCCGAGACGTCAAAGAGTGGCTCGGCGAGGAACTGGAGAGCCACGACGCACAGTACGCCTACCACATCGCCGCGAAGTACGGCGACAGCGTCGCCCACCAGCAGCTCGCGACCGACGACGTCGGTGCCGCGTTCGACGGCCTCCTCGTGTGGTACGCCCGCCAGCTCGCGGGGTCCACGTCCATCGACCGCGCGCTCGGCATCCTTCTCGGGGAGTCCAGCGTCCAGGTGAAGTACCCGACGAAGCGACTCGTCGCCTATCTGGAAGCCAACGACCTCGGCCCCGAGGACTCCATCCGGGAGCTCGTCGAGACCGTCGACGAACAGGACGGCCTGTCGTTCCCCCGGTAG
- the cheA gene encoding chemotaxis protein CheA — protein sequence MDDYLEAFVREGEEHVTSLNNALLELESDPGNEEAMDEIFRTAHTLKGNFGAMGFEDASDLAHAVEDLLDEMRQGDLSVTGDRMDVVFAGIDDIEACLDDIEANGEVTRDVTDTIEAVRGVLEAADEDSDGADAADAEASAPTASVDPTTIVDADVIEDSDRPVYHVRVDMSDSQMKGVDGMFVLEEATETFDLLGSEPSPDAINDGDYEDGFDLVVATEQTDIEETVHSFPKLTDATVTEIDGDDAAGDDESATADADEATEADAADDADDDSGASSSGGGGDDGDDGSSAIDNTDTEIQSVRVDVDQLDELHGLVEQLVTTRIKLRRGVEDSDRQVFDELDELDKISGSLQDTVMDMRLVPMKKIVGKFPRLVRDLAREQSKDIDFVVEGDDVELDRTILTEISDPLMHLLRNAVDHGIEQPEVREENGKDPEGTITLSAERDRDRVLIQVRDDGAGIDHETMREKAVEKGVKSQEEVQEMSDDAVEDLVFHPGFSTNDEVTDVSGRGVGMDVVRDTVTRLDGSVSVDSVPGEGTTFTMTLPVTVAIVKVLFVESGGEEYGIPIKTVDEISRMKPVKRVDGEEVITYDETVYPLVRLGNALNVPGETKNGDGMLVRIRDSERQVAVHCDDVRGQEEVVVKPFEGILSGIPGLSGAAVLGEGDVVTILDVATL from the coding sequence ATGGACGACTACCTCGAAGCGTTCGTTCGCGAAGGAGAAGAGCACGTAACCAGCCTCAACAACGCCCTGCTGGAACTGGAGTCCGACCCGGGCAACGAGGAGGCGATGGACGAAATCTTCCGGACTGCCCACACGCTGAAAGGGAACTTCGGCGCGATGGGATTCGAGGACGCCAGCGACCTCGCGCACGCCGTCGAGGACCTCCTCGACGAGATGCGACAGGGAGACCTCAGCGTGACCGGCGACCGGATGGACGTCGTGTTCGCGGGCATCGACGACATCGAGGCCTGCCTCGACGACATCGAGGCCAACGGCGAGGTCACCCGCGACGTGACTGACACCATCGAGGCCGTCCGGGGCGTCCTCGAAGCCGCCGACGAGGACAGTGACGGCGCCGATGCGGCGGACGCCGAGGCGTCCGCGCCGACCGCGAGCGTCGACCCGACGACGATCGTCGACGCCGACGTCATCGAGGACAGCGACCGTCCCGTCTATCACGTCCGCGTGGACATGAGCGACTCCCAGATGAAGGGCGTCGACGGGATGTTCGTCCTGGAGGAGGCGACCGAGACGTTCGACCTGCTCGGGTCTGAGCCGTCCCCGGACGCCATCAACGACGGCGACTACGAGGACGGCTTCGACCTCGTCGTGGCGACCGAGCAGACCGACATCGAGGAGACGGTCCACTCGTTCCCGAAGCTCACGGACGCGACCGTCACCGAAATCGACGGCGACGACGCGGCCGGCGACGACGAGTCTGCGACCGCCGACGCGGACGAAGCCACCGAAGCCGACGCGGCAGACGACGCCGACGACGATTCCGGCGCGTCCAGCAGTGGCGGGGGCGGCGACGACGGAGACGACGGCTCCTCGGCCATCGACAACACGGACACCGAAATCCAGTCCGTGCGCGTGGACGTCGACCAGCTCGACGAACTCCACGGGCTCGTCGAACAACTCGTCACCACGCGCATCAAGCTCCGGCGGGGCGTCGAGGACAGCGACCGGCAGGTGTTCGACGAGCTCGACGAACTCGACAAGATATCGGGGAGCCTCCAAGACACCGTGATGGACATGCGGCTCGTCCCGATGAAGAAGATCGTCGGGAAGTTCCCGCGGCTCGTCCGGGACCTCGCCCGCGAGCAGAGCAAGGACATCGACTTCGTCGTTGAGGGCGACGATGTCGAACTCGACCGCACCATCCTCACGGAGATCAGCGACCCGCTGATGCACCTGCTGCGGAACGCCGTCGACCACGGCATCGAGCAGCCCGAGGTGCGCGAGGAGAACGGCAAGGACCCCGAGGGCACCATCACGCTGTCCGCGGAGCGCGACCGCGACCGCGTGCTCATTCAGGTCCGGGACGACGGTGCCGGCATCGACCACGAGACGATGCGGGAGAAAGCCGTCGAGAAGGGCGTCAAGTCCCAGGAGGAAGTTCAGGAGATGAGCGACGACGCCGTCGAAGACCTCGTCTTCCACCCCGGCTTCTCCACGAACGACGAGGTGACGGACGTCTCGGGACGCGGCGTCGGCATGGACGTCGTCCGGGACACGGTGACGCGCCTGGACGGCAGCGTCTCGGTCGACAGCGTCCCCGGCGAGGGGACGACGTTCACGATGACGCTGCCGGTGACGGTGGCCATCGTGAAGGTGTTGTTCGTGGAGAGCGGCGGCGAGGAGTACGGCATCCCTATCAAGACCGTCGACGAGATTTCGCGGATGAAGCCGGTCAAACGCGTCGACGGGGAGGAGGTCATCACCTACGACGAGACGGTCTACCCGCTCGTCCGGCTTGGGAACGCGCTGAACGTCCCCGGGGAGACGAAGAACGGCGACGGGATGCTCGTCCGCATCCGGGACTCGGAGCGCCAAGTCGCCGTCCACTGCGACGACGTCCGCGGCCAGGAGGAGGTCGTCGTCAAGCCCTTCGAGGGCATCCTCTCGGGCATTCCCGGACTGTCGGGTGCCGCGGTGCTCGGTGAGGGCGACGTGGTGACCATCCTGGACGTGGCGACGCTGTAA
- a CDS encoding chemotaxis protein CheW, protein MNLEDADQVVEDAAHVVEFQLGDEVCAIDIGAVDSIVESKQVTRVPRAPDAVEGVMDLRGETTAIVDPREFLAIEGDLSSDNILVLDRADDKQKIGLRVAEVTEVSGYAEHQIDRGDRLERIGTSAIESELVRGVIRKGATPPGEEDAPDDEVQLVLWLDIDKLIDAVSADENADNQV, encoded by the coding sequence ATGAACCTCGAAGACGCCGACCAGGTGGTCGAGGACGCCGCACACGTCGTGGAGTTCCAGCTCGGCGACGAGGTCTGCGCCATCGACATCGGCGCAGTCGACAGCATCGTCGAATCCAAGCAGGTCACTCGCGTGCCCCGGGCACCCGATGCCGTCGAGGGCGTGATGGACCTGCGCGGAGAGACCACCGCCATCGTCGACCCACGGGAGTTCCTCGCCATCGAGGGCGACCTCTCCTCGGACAACATCCTCGTGCTGGACCGCGCCGACGACAAGCAGAAGATCGGCCTGCGTGTCGCGGAGGTCACGGAGGTCTCGGGGTACGCCGAACACCAGATCGACCGCGGCGACCGGCTGGAACGCATCGGCACGTCCGCAATCGAGAGCGAACTCGTCCGCGGCGTCATCCGGAAAGGCGCGACGCCGCCCGGCGAGGAAGACGCTCCGGACGACGAGGTCCAGCTCGTGCTGTGGCTGGACATCGACAAACTCATCGACGCTGTGTCGGCGGACGAGAACGCGGACAATCAGGTCTGA
- a CDS encoding chemotaxis protein CheC produces the protein MRVDLDAVASFSQTGDEGGQRAADSLEGLTGIPATCELTRTTLVDADGLSVFLGTTSERVTVSFDGALAGRAVLSFDETFADHVADELGVGAELALPEVANILTSGFVDAWAADGEDTIEIQPPERISSEQDVVQEAAVLDDCAFVFESRVVLSGTRGTCRFAVLPDVDSFESYVAESDAEFSLADLAAHIRVASVSADAVASHLEAMTGVDATLVESHVDFVPVERVPSLLDDAAYEGAIFESEGVVDSVVAILFDEAEPGAVAALLLDDPDAGSAMAESAITELGNITASGFLDEWANALETTIDISTPSHVRDAGTAVLDTVAAAYGELADTIAVVNASIELGPDVTCRVCTFPSPEDADQLGDIADGLAEDTSDEDAIDAVFGDDTGDDDAGEDA, from the coding sequence ATGCGCGTAGACCTCGACGCAGTCGCGTCCTTCAGTCAGACGGGCGACGAGGGTGGCCAGCGGGCCGCGGACTCGCTGGAAGGCCTGACTGGCATCCCCGCGACCTGCGAACTGACCCGGACGACGCTCGTGGACGCGGACGGTCTCTCGGTGTTCCTCGGCACGACGAGCGAGCGCGTCACCGTCTCGTTCGACGGTGCGCTGGCGGGGCGCGCGGTGCTGTCGTTCGACGAGACGTTCGCCGACCACGTCGCCGACGAGCTCGGCGTCGGTGCCGAACTGGCACTCCCGGAAGTCGCGAACATCCTCACGAGCGGCTTCGTCGACGCGTGGGCGGCAGACGGCGAGGACACCATCGAAATCCAGCCGCCTGAGCGCATCAGCAGCGAGCAGGACGTCGTTCAGGAAGCAGCGGTCCTCGACGACTGCGCGTTCGTCTTCGAGAGCCGAGTGGTGCTCTCGGGGACCCGCGGGACGTGCCGGTTCGCGGTGCTGCCGGACGTGGACTCCTTCGAGTCGTACGTCGCCGAGTCGGACGCCGAGTTCTCGCTGGCCGACCTCGCGGCCCACATCCGGGTGGCGTCGGTCAGCGCGGACGCCGTCGCCTCGCATCTCGAAGCGATGACCGGCGTCGACGCCACGCTCGTCGAGTCACACGTCGACTTCGTGCCGGTCGAACGGGTGCCGTCGCTGCTCGACGACGCCGCCTACGAGGGAGCCATCTTCGAGAGCGAAGGCGTCGTCGACAGCGTCGTCGCCATCCTCTTCGACGAGGCCGAACCCGGGGCAGTGGCGGCGCTCCTGCTCGACGACCCGGACGCCGGCTCCGCGATGGCCGAGAGCGCGATCACCGAACTCGGAAACATCACCGCGAGCGGCTTCCTCGACGAGTGGGCGAACGCGCTCGAGACGACCATCGACATCTCCACCCCCTCGCACGTCCGGGACGCGGGTACGGCCGTCCTCGACACCGTCGCGGCGGCGTACGGCGAGCTCGCGGACACCATCGCCGTCGTGAACGCGAGCATCGAACTCGGGCCGGACGTGACCTGCCGCGTCTGCACGTTCCCCAGCCCAGAGGACGCCGACCAGCTCGGGGACATCGCCGACGGCCTCGCCGAGGACACGAGTGACGAGGACGCTATCGACGCCGTGTTCGGCGACGACACCGGTGACGACGACGCAGGTGAAGACGCGTGA
- the cheB gene encoding protein-glutamate methylesterase CheB, with product MTRALVVDDSHFMRTVISDILEDGGVEVVATAENGVRAVEQVESVEPDVVTMDVEMPEMNGIEAVEEIMDRQPTPVLMVSALTTEDAEASLEAMQKGAIDTFAKPGGTISTELSGHSEELVAAVERVAAADPTAGHDVDMEPAASPETATEYVNNPTLLIGASTGGPNVVESILASLPREADFRVLVVQHMPDQFTTRFADRLDSASEYDISEAEDGSRIGGGEGLVAAGDYHMRVSGYSNGRLRVRLDQSERRHSVRPAIDVTFESAAERVTDPLVGVVLTGMGSDGADGIRAVKEAGGTTLAQDEATSAVFGIPERAIETGCVDEVLPADRLTEGIADSVRRST from the coding sequence ATGACGCGGGCGCTGGTGGTCGACGACTCGCACTTCATGCGAACCGTCATCAGCGACATCCTCGAAGACGGGGGCGTCGAGGTCGTCGCCACCGCAGAGAACGGCGTTCGAGCCGTCGAGCAGGTCGAGTCTGTCGAGCCCGACGTGGTGACGATGGACGTGGAGATGCCGGAGATGAACGGCATCGAGGCCGTCGAGGAGATTATGGACCGGCAGCCGACGCCAGTGTTGATGGTGTCGGCGCTGACGACGGAGGACGCCGAAGCGAGTCTGGAGGCGATGCAGAAGGGCGCTATCGACACGTTCGCGAAGCCCGGCGGGACAATCTCCACGGAGCTCTCCGGCCACAGCGAGGAACTGGTCGCGGCCGTCGAGCGCGTCGCGGCAGCCGACCCGACTGCGGGCCACGACGTCGACATGGAACCGGCGGCGTCTCCGGAGACGGCCACCGAGTACGTTAACAACCCCACGCTACTCATCGGGGCGTCGACGGGCGGGCCGAACGTCGTCGAGTCGATTCTGGCGTCGCTCCCGCGGGAGGCTGACTTCCGGGTGCTGGTCGTCCAGCACATGCCGGACCAGTTCACGACCCGGTTCGCGGACCGGCTGGACAGCGCGAGCGAGTACGACATCAGCGAGGCCGAGGACGGCTCGCGAATCGGTGGTGGCGAGGGGCTGGTCGCGGCCGGCGACTACCACATGCGCGTCTCGGGCTACTCAAACGGCCGTCTGCGGGTTCGGCTGGACCAGAGCGAGCGCCGCCACAGCGTCCGGCCCGCAATCGACGTGACCTTCGAGAGCGCGGCCGAACGGGTCACGGACCCGCTCGTCGGCGTCGTGCTGACGGGGATGGGAAGCGACGGCGCGGACGGCATCCGGGCCGTCAAGGAGGCCGGCGGCACGACCCTGGCGCAGGACGAGGCGACCAGCGCCGTGTTCGGCATCCCGGAGCGCGCCATCGAGACCGGCTGCGTCGACGAGGTGCTGCCGGCGGACCGCCTGACCGAGGGCATCGCGGATTCAGTACGGAGGAGTACGTGA
- a CDS encoding DUF7544 domain-containing protein, with product MRWYAVDALDEAFAETRDLLLPFDLGAWLRLAVITAFAGLSAPQTPTFSAEAPPEAVVEFTREYTVGEFVAAFALLGAALVAAAAVVAAVGAVMEFVLVDVARSRDVRVATPFRRWLGAGLRLLGFRLAVVFAGLLAVALVVAPVAAALLVGPVAWLALLVVTVPLAAVVGAASAVASEFTTAFVVPLMVDDGVGVVAGWRRLWPEVRADWRQFGVYVLVKAVLLFGASLALGFAVAVVAVPFGLGGLFVGAVSPLGALSLAVAAVVGLLAVGAVSVPTMTFLRYHSLAVLDRSAVAFSLR from the coding sequence ATGAGGTGGTACGCCGTCGACGCGCTCGACGAGGCGTTCGCGGAGACCCGCGACCTCCTGTTGCCGTTCGACCTGGGGGCGTGGCTCCGGCTTGCGGTCATCACGGCGTTCGCGGGGCTGTCCGCGCCCCAGACCCCGACGTTCTCCGCCGAAGCCCCGCCGGAAGCGGTCGTGGAGTTCACGCGAGAGTACACGGTCGGGGAGTTCGTCGCCGCGTTCGCCCTGCTCGGCGCGGCCTTGGTCGCCGCTGCGGCCGTCGTCGCGGCCGTCGGCGCAGTCATGGAGTTCGTCCTCGTGGACGTCGCACGCTCCCGTGACGTGCGGGTCGCGACACCGTTCCGTCGGTGGCTGGGGGCGGGACTGCGGCTGCTCGGTTTCCGGCTCGCCGTGGTGTTCGCGGGCCTCCTCGCGGTGGCGCTCGTCGTCGCCCCCGTCGCCGCAGCCCTGCTCGTCGGACCGGTGGCCTGGCTCGCGCTGCTGGTCGTCACGGTGCCGCTGGCGGCGGTCGTCGGCGCTGCGTCCGCGGTCGCTTCGGAGTTCACGACGGCGTTCGTGGTGCCGCTGATGGTCGACGACGGCGTCGGTGTCGTCGCGGGCTGGCGGCGGCTCTGGCCCGAGGTCCGCGCTGACTGGCGGCAGTTCGGCGTCTACGTGCTCGTGAAGGCCGTGTTGCTGTTCGGCGCGAGTCTCGCGCTGGGCTTCGCGGTGGCCGTCGTCGCCGTGCCGTTCGGCCTCGGCGGTCTGTTCGTCGGCGCGGTGTCGCCGCTCGGCGCGCTGTCACTCGCGGTGGCGGCTGTCGTCGGCCTGCTCGCCGTCGGCGCGGTGAGCGTGCCGACGATGACGTTCCTCCGGTACCACTCTCTGGCCGTCCTCGACCGGTCGGCCGTCGCGTTCAGTCTCCGGTGA
- a CDS encoding chemotaxis protein CheD, with the protein MTIRVGVADWRVTDDDSLLVTSGLGSCVAVAVHDADAEVGGLLHAMLPEADGPVENPAKYVDSGLDEMLSAMMRLGASPGNLIAKLAGGSSMLDLSIGDSVGARNVAAAERALADAGIDLLSSETGGDSGRSVSFSPTSGDVTIDRVDAEVLVI; encoded by the coding sequence GTGACTATCCGAGTCGGTGTCGCGGACTGGCGGGTGACCGACGACGATTCCCTGCTGGTCACGAGCGGGCTCGGCTCCTGTGTCGCGGTCGCTGTCCACGACGCGGACGCCGAAGTCGGCGGCCTCCTGCACGCGATGCTCCCGGAGGCCGACGGCCCGGTCGAAAACCCCGCGAAGTACGTGGACTCCGGCCTCGACGAGATGCTGTCGGCGATGATGCGACTGGGTGCGTCTCCGGGCAACCTCATCGCGAAGCTGGCGGGCGGCTCCTCGATGCTCGACCTCTCCATCGGGGACAGCGTAGGTGCACGCAACGTCGCCGCGGCGGAGCGAGCGCTCGCGGACGCGGGCATCGACTTGCTCTCGTCCGAGACCGGTGGGGACAGTGGTCGGTCGGTGTCCTTTAGTCCGACGAGCGGCGACGTGACGATAGATAGAGTGGATGCAGAGGTGCTCGTAATTTGA